The Nitrospirota bacterium genome window below encodes:
- the glmM gene encoding phosphoglucosamine mutase, translated as MRKLFGTDGVRGVANLDPMTSEMAMQLGRAAAHLFMRRAGRHQIVIGKDTRISGYMLESALTSGICSMGVDVLLVGPMPTPAIAFLTRSLRADAGVMISASHNPYQDNGIKFFSNDGFKLPDEIEARIEELIVSNGIAHLRPTADAIGKAYRIDDAEGRYIEFVKRSLPKTMDFKGLKIVVDCANGAAYKVAPKVLRELGATVDVIGDKPNGMNINAGCGAVHPELLQQAVRERGAHLGVALDGDADRAIFVCEQGRVLDGDPIMAMLALDLHRQGQLARQTVVGTVMSNFGLERAMTKAGITLVRTAVGDRYLLERMSVDGYNFGGEQSGHFIFLDHNTTGDGLLSALQVLSLMKRTDKSLLELAQAMTAVPQVLLNVKVAKKPDLDTVPELQQAIRDSEQRLNGSGRVLVRYSGTEPLLRVMVEGERDDQIRDVANRLVEVVKTHIG; from the coding sequence TGGCGATGCAGCTGGGACGGGCCGCCGCGCATCTGTTTATGCGCCGGGCCGGACGACACCAGATCGTGATCGGCAAGGATACTCGCATCTCCGGCTATATGTTGGAGTCGGCCTTGACCTCCGGGATTTGCTCCATGGGCGTGGATGTGTTGTTAGTCGGTCCGATGCCGACCCCGGCGATTGCATTTCTAACCAGGAGTCTCCGGGCCGATGCGGGGGTGATGATTTCGGCTTCGCACAATCCTTACCAGGATAACGGTATCAAGTTTTTCTCCAACGACGGATTCAAGCTACCCGATGAAATAGAAGCGCGCATCGAGGAGCTCATCGTCTCGAACGGGATCGCCCATCTCAGGCCGACGGCCGATGCCATCGGCAAGGCCTATCGCATCGACGACGCCGAGGGCCGCTATATCGAGTTTGTCAAACGGTCCCTGCCGAAGACCATGGATTTCAAGGGACTCAAGATCGTGGTCGATTGCGCCAATGGCGCAGCCTACAAAGTCGCGCCGAAAGTCCTGCGCGAACTCGGGGCGACGGTCGACGTGATCGGTGATAAGCCGAACGGGATGAATATCAATGCCGGTTGTGGGGCGGTTCATCCTGAATTGCTGCAGCAGGCGGTGCGTGAGCGGGGGGCCCATCTTGGTGTGGCGCTGGACGGGGATGCCGATCGCGCCATTTTCGTCTGCGAACAGGGACGAGTCCTGGACGGAGATCCTATCATGGCGATGTTGGCGCTCGATCTGCATCGGCAGGGACAGTTGGCTAGGCAGACGGTGGTGGGGACCGTCATGAGCAACTTCGGGCTGGAGCGCGCCATGACGAAGGCCGGCATCACGCTGGTGCGGACTGCCGTCGGCGACCGGTATCTACTCGAACGGATGTCGGTTGACGGGTATAACTTCGGGGGAGAGCAGTCCGGCCACTTCATCTTTCTGGATCACAATACGACCGGTGACGGGTTGCTCTCGGCGCTCCAAGTGCTGTCGCTGATGAAACGGACGGACAAATCCCTGTTGGAATTGGCCCAGGCCATGACGGCAGTCCCGCAAGTCTTGCTCAATGTGAAGGTGGCGAAGAAGCCGGACCTCGATACGGTCCCAGAGCTGCAACAAGCCATTCGCGACAGTGAACAGCGCCTCAATGGCAGCGGACGTGTGTTGGTGCGGTACTCCGGAACCGAACCGCTCTTGCGGGTGATGGTCGAGGGGGAGCGCGACGATCAGATTCGCGATGTGGCCAATCGACTGGTTGAGGTCGTCAAGACCCATATTGGGTAA